A window of Maioricimonas rarisocia genomic DNA:
TTGCCGGCGGCGTCGACCTGCTTCTGCCGGAGACGTCGTTCGACACGCTCAACATGAAGGCCTGCCTGTTCGCCATCGCGCGGGTCTTCGAAGAGCAGAACACCGAAGTTCCCGTCATGGTCTCGGGAACGATCTTCGACACCGGACGGTCGCTGACCGCGCAGACCGTCGAGGCGTTCTATACCTCCGTCTCGCACTTCCCGCTGTTCAGCATCGGCCTCAACTGTGCACTCGGCCCCAAGCAGATGCGGCCGCACGTCGAAGCCCTCTCGAACGTCGCCGAGTGCCACATTTCCTGCTATCCCAACGCCGGCATGCCCGACGGCATGGGGGGCTTCGACTCAAACCCCGAAGAGGTCGCCTCCAACATCCGTACCTTTGCCGAGAACGGCTGGGTCAGCATCGTTGGTGGCTGTTGCGGCACGACACCCGAGTACATCCGCAAGATCTCCGAGGCCGTCGAAGGGCTCAAGAATCGCACCATTCCCGAGTTGCCCCACTACTCGAACTACTCGGGGCTGGAACGGACCGAAATCCGGCCCGACTCGACGTTCTTCATGGTCGGCGAACGGACCAACGTCACCGGCTCGAAGCGGTTCGCCCGGCTGATCCGCGAAGAACAGTACGAAGAAGCCCTCTCGGTCGCCCGCAACCAGGTCGAAGGCGGGGCCAACATGATCGACGTCAACATGGACGAAGGTCTGCTGGACTCGGCCGCCTGCATGCAGAAGTTCCTCTGCCTGATCTCAGACGACGGCGATATCGCCTGTCCCATTATGATCGACTCGTCCAACTGGGACGTCATCGAAGCGGGCCTCAAGTGCGTGCAGGGAAAGGCGGTCGTCAACTCGATCTCACTCAAGGAAGGTGAAGAGAAGTTCCTCGAGCAGGCCCGACTGGTCCGCCGCTACGGTGCCGCTGCCGTCGTCATGGCCTTCGACGAAGAAGGTCAGGCCGTCACCGCCGACCACAAGGTCGCCATCTGCAAACGGGCCTACAAGCTCCTGACTGAAGAGGCCCACTTCCCCCCCGAAGACATCATCTTCGACCCGAACATCCTCACCGTTGCCACGGGGATGGAAGAACATAACAACTACGCGGTCGAATTCTTCGAGGCTATCCGCCGCATCAAAAAGGAATGCCCCGGAGCGAAGACCTCCGGCGGGGTCAGCAACGTCTCGTTCTCGTTTCGTGGCAACAACGTGGTTCGCGAGGCGATGAACGCCGCCTTCCTGTACCACGCCATCGAAGCCGGCCTCGACATGGGCATCGTCAACGCCGGTCAGCTCGAAGTCTACGAGGAGATCGACAAGGAACTCCTCGAATACATCGAGGATGTCCTGCTCAACCGCCGGGAGGACGCCACCGAACGACTCATTGAGTACGCCGAGAAGGTCAAGGACCAGGGACAGGAAAAGACCGCTGCCCAGAAGGCCGAATGGCGCAACGGCACCGTCGAAGAGCGACTGCAGCACGCCCTCCTGAAAGGGATCGCCGATCACATCGTCGAAGACACCGAGGAGGCCCGCCAGAAGTACCCGCGGCCGCTCGACGTCATTCAGGGGCCGCTGATGGACGGCATGAACGTCGTCGGCGAACTGTTCGGCGCCGGCAAGATGTTCCTTCCGCAGGTTGTCAAATCGGCCCGCGTGATGAAGAAGTCGGTCGCCTACCTCGAACCGTTCATGGAAGAGGAACGTCTGGCCGCCGGAGGCGAAGCCGCTGTAGGTCCGCAGACCCGCGGCACCGTCGTGCTGGCGACGGTCAAAGGAGACGTGCACGACATCGGCAAGAACATTGTCGGCGTCGTCCTCCGCTGCAACAACTTCGAGGTGATCGACCTGGGCGTGATGGTGCCGTCCGACAAGATCCTCGAGACGGCCAGGGAGCACAACGCCGACATCATCGGCCTCTCCGGTCTGATTACGCCGTCACTCGACGAGATGATGCACGTCGCCAAAGACATGAAGCGGGAAGAATTCACCACGCCGCTGATGATCGGCGGTGCCACGACCAGTTCGAAGCATACGTCGGTCAAGATCGCACCGAACTACGACCAGGTCGTCGTGCATGTGAAGGACGCCTCGCAGTCCGTCCCGGTCGTCGAGAAACTGATCGATCCCCAGCGCCGCGATGCCTTCGCCGAGCAGAACCGCGAGGTCCAGGAGCGCGACCGCCGCATGTTCTCCGACCGCCAGGAACGCAAACTCGTCACCTACGAAGAGGCCTTCGCCCGCCGCTTCGACAGCGACTGGAAGAGCGTCGACATCGCCACGCCGCCGTTCCTCGGCACGCGGACCATCGAGCAGATGGACCTGAAGACGCTGCGGGAATACATCGACTGGTCGCCGTTCTTCATGACCTGGGAGATGAAGGGCAAGTTCCCCCGCATCTTCGAAGATCCCCACCTCGGCGAAGAGGCGAAGAAGATCTTCGACGACGCAAACGCCCTCTTGGACCGGATCATCGAGCAGGGAGACCTGACGGCGAAGGGCGTCTACGGGTTCTGGCAGGCGAACAGTGAAGGGGACGACGTCATCCTGTGGGACGGCGACGCCTCGGACAAGAAGGAACTGGTCCGCTTCCCGATGCTCCGCCAGCAGTGGGAACGCAAGGGCCAGAAGGATTTCCGCTCGCTCGCCGACTACATCGCCCCGGTCGAATCGGGACGCGTCGACTCGGTCGGTGCGTTCGCAGTGACGACCGGCATCGGCTGTGACGAGCTCGTCGCCCGCTTCGATGCCGAGCACGACGAGTACAACTCGATCATGACCAAGGCTGTCGCCGACCGCCTGGCCGAAGCGTTCGCCGAATACCTGCACCAGCAGGTCCGCCGCGAATGGGGCTACGGCAACGACGAGCAGCTGTCGAACGAAGACCTGATTGCCGAGAAGTACCGCGGCATTCGTCCCGCTTTCGGTTATCCCGCCTGCCCGGACCACACGCCCAAGCAGCGGCTGTTCGACCTGCTCGACGCCGAGAAGCAGGCGGGCATCAATCTGACCGAAAGCTACGCGATGTGGCCGGCCGCTTCGGTCAGCGGCATGTACTTCGCCCATCCGGACGCCCGGTACTTCGCGGTCGGCTTCCTCAGTCGCGACCAGGTGGAAAGTTATGCGGCCCGCGCCGGCCTCTCGGTGGCAGAAGCGGAACGCTGGCTCTCGCCGAACCTCGGCTACGATCCGTGATTGAGCGAGGCGAGGGTTAATGCGTGAAAGCCCACCGGCTGCGTCCGGTGGGCTACTCGACAGATCCCGAGCCGCGCCAGATCACGAGCCGCGCCAGATCACGAGCCGCGACCGTGAGGGAGCGTCGGAATTGCGTGCCACGCCCGCGGCAAACATCAAAGGCGAACCCCGAGCGCGAGCTCGGGGGTAACGTCAGACAACGTTCGATCCACCCGGCAGCTCACGCAGCCGGCTCGCCTGCTCCCATAAGTCTCGTACGCCGGGTGCCATGCTCTCACGCCGCAGGCGGGTGAGCATGCCGTCAGGAAATAAGTGGCTGAGGGCCGACAGTCATGCTGCGCCATCATCCGGATCCGAGCCGATCCACAGCACGTGTCCGTCCGGGTCTTCGACGTGGAACTCCAGGGCCCACGGCTTGTTCTCCAGCCCTCGGCGGATCGCAATGCCGCACGAGACAAGATGGTCGTGGATCGCCCGGGCATCTTCGACCCCTACCCAGACCCACATCTCCGGATGCCCATGCCCGAGGGTGCTCAGGTAGATGCCCCCTCCATCCCGCGTCACGTAGGTGAACTGCCCGTCACCCCAGGCAGCATCTTCGAAGCCGAGACAGTCGACATAGAACGCCAGGCTCCGAGCGATGTCTGCGACGCCAAGCACAGGACAGATATTCTCGATCCGCATCGACGACGACATGGCCGGCCTCTGTTCGGTGTGAGCGGCAGCAGATATGTCCCCGGTCGACCTTGCAGGATAGCGACCGGGTGGCCGTGGCTGGAGCGAGTTTGTGCCCCGACCTGCTTCCGGCGGCAGGCAGAGCCTGCCCTACGGCCCTGACGCTCGTCGCGCCGTTCTTCCAGGCGAGCCCCGAGCGTGAGCTCGGGGATGACGTCAGACAACGTTCGATCCACCCGGCAGCTCACGCTCCGGGCCCGCCAGTGCGTCCATCCGCCGGGGCGCTCTCACCGGGAGGACAACGCTGTGGTTGTCTCTGCCGCTCCCTCACGGTCGCGGCTCGTACTGTTTCGATCTCCCCCCAGGATCCCGTTGCTGGGACCAGTCCCAGCCTACCGTCGTGCTCACACCTCGCCGCTCGGGTCTCAAGCCTTATTCCGGGGCCCCGCGCACGGCGCGCAGAGCCGCGGCACTCCGCTCTCAGCCGTCCTCTGTGAATTTCTCCGTGTCTCCGTGCCTCCGTGGTTCTCTCCTGACGCTCCCTTCCGGGCCATCGCACGCTGCTCGCCCCGGCCGGTTGGAACCGGCCCTACCGAAACTCGCTCGTTCGGCCCCCGGTCACCGACCTCTCCACCATCACCGGCCCGACCACCTCCCACCCCCTTCGACTCATCGCCTGCTGTCCCGCCTCTGAAAGATGAATGGAATCCAGCGTCGCACCGCCGCCGGCCAGCACTGACAGGAACTCCCGCCGCGGCAGAAGCTTTACGTCATACTTGCGAGCCGCGTCCCGCTGGATCCGTCCCCATTCGTGATGCAGCGGCGGCAAAGGAAGCTCAAACATGATGACCTGCCGGTCTGCCGCGCATACCGCCTGCAGCAGGGCATCGAGGTCGCGGGCGAACTTCGCGGTCCCTGTTGACCCGAGCAGATCATTGCCGCCGATCTCGACGACGACCAGCGGGTGCTCGACGGGGTGTTCTCGGAGCCGCTTCAGCGCCGATGCCGTCGTCTCTCCCATGCGGGACAGATCCTGAATGTGAACATTCTCCTCCCGCCTTAGAATCTCCGGCCACGTGGGAAAGTCCTGGTCGCTGCCGATCCCTGCCGTGACGGAGTCCCCGACGACCGTCATCGCTCGTGCCGAGACCGGCTTGAGCTTGGGGGCGACGTGATATGGAACCTCCACTGCCATTGCCGCCAGCCACGCAACGGCTGCTGCACCCACAGCCTTTTTTTGCCATCGCGGCACACGGAGAGCGACCAGCCACAACAGCATCGTCGAGGCCAGCAGTCCGTAGCACCAGTACGGCAGCGGCGTCGATGACGCCGCAACAAGTACAAGTCCGATCACAACTGCCAGCAGGCTGCCCCGCCGCACAACCGGGGTGGAGCTGAGAGGACCGGCCAGCCCGGCGACGACCAGGCAGCCCCCGCTGAAGAACGCATCCCCGCTGACGATGTGAAACACCAGTCCGTTCATCGGCTCCGGATACCCTGCGTGACTATCGTACGTACAAATCACGGCAATGTCGGATCCGGTGGCCGCGACCGATCGTCCGGCACATCAACTTCGTCAGGTGACGCCACATCCTCCGGTACCGCCTCGTCGGTCGCCTTCAGCTTCTCGAGCGTCAAGTGAACGAGTTTCACGACACGCCCGGTCGAAAGCGACTTCTCTCCGTCCAGATTCTCAACGTCCGCAATGATCTTCTCGAACGCCTTCCGCTCCTTTGGACCACTCCAGGCAAGCTGGCCGAAGAACTGCAGGGAGTTGTTGTTGGCCACGATCGGACCGGCCGTCACCGTCTGGCTTCCGTTGTAGGTCACCGTCGCCGAGATGCGAAAGGCAACGACGTAGGGAGGCAGCTCGGTGTCGGCGCCGAACGAACCGGACATGAAGTCGGCCGCCCCGTCATCCAGCCGGTACCGAATCCGAACGCGGTCGACGTCATCCGGAGCAACCTTGCGACCAGCCGATTCGTCGACCCCCGTCGCGGGGAGACCGTCGTGAACCGGGATCACGACATGGTACTCGACGTCGGCCGGAACGTGGCCCATCGCGAACTCCTCATCGCTGGTCACCAGCTCATCGACCGTCAATTCGACCCGCGTGATCGACGCCACCTTGCTGCCGACGTTGCGGACGATCAGATCGACATACGGAAACGGCGAGTCATCCACGACGTCCATGTCGTCAACAACAAGCACAGCCGCATCCTCGGCAAAGAAGCTCCGGATGTTCTCGACGTTCGAGACCGCTGTGCTGAGAGCTGTCAGGACAGCCGCCCCGCAAAGAAGCGTCGCCTTCGAACCGGCGGAGAGATTGCGGATGGTGGCCGGTCGCGGCTCGCTGGAGATGGGCCGCCCGGACGAGTCGAGAATCGGGTTCATCGGATCGAGTCCTGCCCGGGGACTGCTGTGCTCCGCCAACAACTTCGAGCATACCTGCGTGGAATCCGGTCTCCAACGGTTTTCTGAGTCGACCGGTTCCTCGAGTCGTGCAGGCCTTGCCTTGCCCGACGAGTGCCGGCGAATAGCCGGTCGTACACCAGTACGAAACACCAGCACCGGGTGCCATGCTCTCACGCCGCAGGCGGGTGAGCACGCCGTTACCAAATGAGTCGCTGCCGATCGTCGCGCCGTTCATCCAGACGAACAGCGCAGGTCAGGCTTCGCCTGGCGGCCCTGCGACGGGACGATCGCTCTGCAAGACCGACGCGGCAGGCAAAGCCTGCCCTACAGGTTCTGATCTCGACATTCGGCCCAAGCCCGCCGAACACGTCCGGCGAGCCGCACGAGCGATACCGAGCGGCGCCTGTCAACGAGCCGCGACCGTGAGGGAGCGGGGGGACGGCACGTCCCAGATACGTCTTACCCCTGGACGCCACACTCCCGCAGGAAGGTCTCGAGCGCCTCACGCTGCCCTGGCAGGTCGACATGCTCGATCCGTCGGATCAGTCCGTCGTCTCCCACCTCGATCACCTGCTGCGACGTGAACGTGTGTGACTTTCCCCGATGCGTCAGTTGATCGACGAACTCGATGACGGCCATGCCGTCTGCCCGCTCCTCCACGCGACTCTCGTACTCGATGCCGTCGAAATCGCGGCTGGCTGCATCGCCGTGGCCACGATAGGAATCGATGATCGCTTCCGGCCCGCGGTACGTGCTGCCGCGACACGTGTAGACGCAGTCGTCCGCCAGAAGCTTCGACGCGGCGTGATACTCTTCATGATCGAGCGCCTGGGCGAACCGCTCTGCGACGTGTGCGGCAGGGGGCATTCCAGAGTTTCCCTCGTCGGTAAAGCCGGGTGGCACGCCTGGAGCGAAGCGACGGGCGTGGTTCGGAAGGATTGAGGAAACGCATGGCCACTCCATTCTCGTTTTCATCCACCGGAGCGACGCACCGTCATGATAACTCCGTGGTGCCCTCCTGACGCTCCCACCCATTGCATCATTCGTTATCCGGCTCCTCTGCCGGGCGGATGATCACATCCAGGCCGACCGTCGTCGTCTCGATCGTCCACTCCTCACGGTGCCAGTCCGTCACCGTCCGCTTCGCCTCCAGCCGGTCCAGCGTCTGTTCCACATACAGCGGCACCTTGTCTTCGAATTCCCGCAGCAGGTTCAGCTTGCGGCCGATCAGGTTCAGCACGCCGCTGAGCGCACCGCCCCCATGCTCGTCGATCCATTCCTCTCCTTCCGGCGAGGCTGCATCGGGGCCGCGCAGCGTCAGCTGAAACGATCGGACCGTCCGCCCCAGCGAAGCCGACATGCCGTCCCCCAGACCGAAGTACTCCTTGTGCAGGATCCGGACCGCCCCCTCCCGCACGCGGGCCACCTTGTAGACGCCGTCCAGCTCGGTCTCGAGGAAGTCCATCTTCAGCGCCAGGTTGAGCGCCTTGGCCATGTTCCGCAGCGCGATCGCCGGCTTCTGCATCCGCGGCGAGACGCACAGCTTCAGATCGACCAGACCGCCTGCCTTGCGGGCCGTGATCGTGTCGCTGCCCGCCTCCGGAGTGATGCCGATCGCCAGATCGAAATCCTCCTCGGCCGCCTTCTTCGCTGCACCACGTTTGGCCATGTCGGCTCCTTTGCAAACGATCTCATCAGAGGAACAACGGCGGCCGGGGCTGATCGGATCACGACGGGTCGCCGAACCGTTCATGCAGCCTCACCAGCGACTGCCGCACCGTCTCCCGATCCCCCACGATCACGTATGAACGGAACGAATAGTCCCCCGGCTCCACGCCCCGCTCCCGGTCCCGAATCCGGAACACGCAGTTCCATTTGACCACCTTCTGCGGCGAAAAGCGAAACCGACCGTACCCGGCATTCTCCCAGCCGGGCGAAGGCTGCTCCGGCGAGTAGACCCCCATCGCGTAGTTGCCGTCCGGAGTCGACAGCACCACCGGCCGCGACTGCTCCCCCGGGCCGTCGCTGAGCGGCACCAGCTTTCCCGTCGTCCGCTCGAACGCCAGGAACCGGCTGAACCGGGCCGGCATGTAACCGGTCACCGCCTCGAACTGCGCCATCGTGTGCTGTTCCCCCACCGGCAGCGAGAACGTCACGTCGTACTGAATCACGTGCGGCAGCCCCTCGATGCCGATGCGAACCCGTTTGGTCAGCAGATGATTCGACAGCGGCGTCGTGTTGCGGGCCGGGTGTCCGGCCGACTTCTCCCCCGGCCTGAGCCAGAATGCCATCTGCGTCGTCGTCTGCAGCCGGTTACCGTCGGCAATCAGGTGCAGCAGGCGACTGGTCGAAGTGGGACCGGCACCATCGCTGCGGGAACCGGCTTCGGTCGGGTTGAACGTCTCGCCGTGATACGGCCTGCCCGAGTAGAGATTTGAGGCGGACTGCAGTTGCCGGCCGTGATCGAAGCTGTCGATGAACTCGACGCCGTCCCAGGTAAGCGAATCGATCGCCCCGGCCAGCCGCGATGTGGTGCGAATGACGATCTCCGATTTCCCGGCGGGTGCCCGGATCTCCGCCTCGCCAG
This region includes:
- the metH gene encoding methionine synthase, which translates into the protein MNTHRQSTRDLLNNLLESRILLLDGAMGSLILGSGPTEEDYRGKQFASHPVDLKNANDVLCMTQPDLIRSIHRQYLDAGSDIIETNTFNANVISLEEFHLAEHVFEMNRAAAELARQAADEVTRINPDKPRFVAGSIGPTKVLLSMNPDNPGTRPVTFEQMVDSYAEQVRGLLAGGVDLLLPETSFDTLNMKACLFAIARVFEEQNTEVPVMVSGTIFDTGRSLTAQTVEAFYTSVSHFPLFSIGLNCALGPKQMRPHVEALSNVAECHISCYPNAGMPDGMGGFDSNPEEVASNIRTFAENGWVSIVGGCCGTTPEYIRKISEAVEGLKNRTIPELPHYSNYSGLERTEIRPDSTFFMVGERTNVTGSKRFARLIREEQYEEALSVARNQVEGGANMIDVNMDEGLLDSAACMQKFLCLISDDGDIACPIMIDSSNWDVIEAGLKCVQGKAVVNSISLKEGEEKFLEQARLVRRYGAAAVVMAFDEEGQAVTADHKVAICKRAYKLLTEEAHFPPEDIIFDPNILTVATGMEEHNNYAVEFFEAIRRIKKECPGAKTSGGVSNVSFSFRGNNVVREAMNAAFLYHAIEAGLDMGIVNAGQLEVYEEIDKELLEYIEDVLLNRREDATERLIEYAEKVKDQGQEKTAAQKAEWRNGTVEERLQHALLKGIADHIVEDTEEARQKYPRPLDVIQGPLMDGMNVVGELFGAGKMFLPQVVKSARVMKKSVAYLEPFMEEERLAAGGEAAVGPQTRGTVVLATVKGDVHDIGKNIVGVVLRCNNFEVIDLGVMVPSDKILETAREHNADIIGLSGLITPSLDEMMHVAKDMKREEFTTPLMIGGATTSSKHTSVKIAPNYDQVVVHVKDASQSVPVVEKLIDPQRRDAFAEQNREVQERDRRMFSDRQERKLVTYEEAFARRFDSDWKSVDIATPPFLGTRTIEQMDLKTLREYIDWSPFFMTWEMKGKFPRIFEDPHLGEEAKKIFDDANALLDRIIEQGDLTAKGVYGFWQANSEGDDVILWDGDASDKKELVRFPMLRQQWERKGQKDFRSLADYIAPVESGRVDSVGAFAVTTGIGCDELVARFDAEHDEYNSIMTKAVADRLAEAFAEYLHQQVRREWGYGNDEQLSNEDLIAEKYRGIRPAFGYPACPDHTPKQRLFDLLDAEKQAGINLTESYAMWPAASVSGMYFAHPDARYFAVGFLSRDQVESYAARAGLSVAEAERWLSPNLGYDP
- a CDS encoding glyoxalase superfamily protein; the encoded protein is MSSSMRIENICPVLGVADIARSLAFYVDCLGFEDAAWGDGQFTYVTRDGGGIYLSTLGHGHPEMWVWVGVEDARAIHDHLVSCGIAIRRGLENKPWALEFHVEDPDGHVLWIGSDPDDGAA
- a CDS encoding nuclear transport factor 2 family protein, with the translated sequence MPPAAHVAERFAQALDHEEYHAASKLLADDCVYTCRGSTYRGPEAIIDSYRGHGDAASRDFDGIEYESRVEERADGMAVIEFVDQLTHRGKSHTFTSQQVIEVGDDGLIRRIEHVDLPGQREALETFLRECGVQG
- a CDS encoding SGNH/GDSL hydrolase family protein, producing MICTYDSHAGYPEPMNGLVFHIVSGDAFFSGGCLVVAGLAGPLSSTPVVRRGSLLAVVIGLVLVAASSTPLPYWCYGLLASTMLLWLVALRVPRWQKKAVGAAAVAWLAAMAVEVPYHVAPKLKPVSARAMTVVGDSVTAGIGSDQDFPTWPEILRREENVHIQDLSRMGETTASALKRLREHPVEHPLVVVEIGGNDLLGSTGTAKFARDLDALLQAVCAADRQVIMFELPLPPLHHEWGRIQRDAARKYDVKLLPRREFLSVLAGGGATLDSIHLSEAGQQAMSRRGWEVVGPVMVERSVTGGRTSEFR